A window of the Lactuca sativa cultivar Salinas chromosome 7, Lsat_Salinas_v11, whole genome shotgun sequence genome harbors these coding sequences:
- the LOC111913625 gene encoding cold-responsive protein kinase 1, with protein MDKFSCCFWKAAPPKNGVHANNGGSNIDLSVELLDVENMRLYKYKDLQIATGDFKPENKIGQGGFGSVYKGLLKDGKIVAIKVLSAESRQGLREFLTEITIISDIQHENLVKLHGYCVEKDHRILVYGYLKNSSLDQTLLGGNHCSIKFTWEIRRKICIGVAKGLTYLHEEVQPHVIHRDIKASNILLDEDFTPKISDFGLAKLFPSHLTHVSTRIAGTQGYLAPEYAIRGQLTRKADIYSFGILLLEIVTGRPNQNKRLPVEEQYLLERVWELYREGELERLVDTSMEDNDEDYDKDEACRYLKIGLLCTQSLPKNRPSMSSVMMMLNDEMDLDEKDLSDPGLISELKNFKSNKTTNTSGNNTSSSNSGKQEDKDSSLYGHSTSSFATMSFTTINDR; from the exons atggataaattcAGTTGTTGTTTTTGGAAGGCAGCTCCCCCCAAAAATGGTGTTCATG CAAACAATGGGGGAAGCAACATTGATCTTAGTGTAG AACTTTTGGATGTTGAAAATATGAGATTGTATAAATACAAAGATTTGCAAATCGCTACTGGAGATTTTAAACCTGAAAATAAGATAGGGCAAGGGGGTTTTGGTTCTGTTTACAag GGATTACTAAAAGATGGAAAAATAGTTGCTATAAAGGTTCTTTCTGCTGAATCAAGACAGGGTTTGCGAGAATTCTTGACTGAAATAACTATTATTTCAGATATACAACATGAAAATTTGGTAAAGTTACATGGTTATTGTGTGGAGAAAGATCATAGAATCTTGGTTTATGGGTATCTCAAAAACAGTAGTCTAGATCAAACCCTACTTG GGGGGAATCATTGTAGCATTAAATTCACATGGGAAATTCGAAGGAAGATTTGTATAGGTGTTGCAAAAGGGCTTACTTATCTTCATGAAGAAGTGCAACCTCATGTCATTCATAGAGATATTAAAGCAAGCAATATTTTACTCGATGAAGATTTTACACCAAAGATTTCGGATTTTGGTCTTGCAAAGCTTTTCCCATCTCATTTGACTCATGTTAGCACACGTATTGctggaactca AGGCTATTTGGCTCCTGAATATGCAATAAGAGGCCAATTGACAAGGAAAGCAGATATTTACAGTTTTGGTATTTTGCTTTTGGAAATTGTTACCGGAAGACCCAATCAAAACAAACGGTTACCAGTTGAAGAACAATATCTTCTTGAAAGG gtATGGGAACTATATAGGGAAGGGGAGCTAGAAAGGTTGGTTGACACTTCAATGGAAGATAATGATGAGGATTATGATAAAGATGAAGCTTGTAGGTACTTAAAAATTGGGTTACTTTGCACCCAAAGTCTTCCAAAAAACAGACCATCAATGTCTAGTGTGATGATGATGTTAAATGACGAAATGGACCTTGATGAAAAAGATTTATCTGATCcagggttaatttcagagttgaAAAACTTTAAATCCAATAAAACTACCAACACATCAGGTAACAACACATCATCTAGTAACTCAGGAAAACAGGAGGATAAGGATTCCTCATTGTATGGACACTCAACATCATCGTTTGCCACTATGAGTTTTACCACAATTAATGATCGATGA
- the LOC111913648 gene encoding cold-responsive protein kinase 1 isoform X2: MGEATELLDVENMRLYTYKDLQIATGDFKPENKIGQGGFGSVYKGLLKDGKIVAIKVLSAESRQGLREFLTEITIISDIQHENLVKLHGYCVEKDHRILVYGYLKNSSLDQTLLGGNHCSIKFTWEIRRKICIGVAKGLTYLHEEVQPHVIHRDIKASNILLDEDFTPKISDFGLAKLFPSHLTHISTRIAGTLGYLAPEYAIRGQLTRKADIYSFGVLLLEIVSGKSNQNKQLPVEEQYLLERVWELYREGELKRLVDTLMGDNDDDFDKDEACRYLKIGLLCTQRLQKNRPSMSNVMMMLNDEKDLDEKDLSDPGLISELTKFKSNKNNTSGTATSSSHSGKQEDKDSSLYGDTTSSYATMNFTTIIGR, from the exons ATGGGGGAAGCAACAG AACTTTTGGATGTTGAGAATATGAGATTGTATACATACAAAGATTTGCAAATCGCTACAGGAGATTTTAAACCCGAAAATAAGATAGGGCAAGGGGGTTTTGGTTCTGTTTACAag GGATTACTAAAAGATGGAAAAATAGTTGCTATAAAGGTTCTTTCTGCTGAATCAAGACAGGGTTTGCGAGAATTCTTGACTGAAATAACTATTATTTCAGATATACAACATGAAAATTTGGTAAAGTTACATGGTTATTGTGTGGAGAAAGATCATAGAATCTTGGTTTATGGGTATCTCAAAAACAGTAGTCTAGATCAAACCCTACTTG GGGGGAATCATTGTAGCATTAAATTCACATGGGAAATTCGAAGGAAGATTTGTATAGGTGTTGCAAAAGGGCTTACTTATCTTCATGAAGAAGTGCAACCTCATGTTATTCATAGAGACATTAAAGCAAGCAATATTTTACTCGATGAAGATTTTACACCAAAGATTTCGGATTTTGGTCTTGCAAAGCTTTTTCCATCTCATTTAACTCATATTAGCACACGTATTGCTGGAACTCT AGGCTATTTGGCTCCTGAATATGCAATAAGAGGCCAATTGACAAGGAAAGCAGATATTTACAGTTTTGGTGTTTTGCTTTTGGAAATTGTTAGTGGAAAATCCAATCAAAACAAACAGTTACCAGTTGAAGAACAATATCTTCTTGAAAGG gTATGGGAACTATATAGGGAAGGGGAGCTAAAAAGGTTGGTTGACACTTTAATGGGAGACAATGatgatgattttgataaagatgaAGCTTGTAGGTACTTAAAAATCGGCTTACTTTGCACCCAAAGACTTCAAAAAAACAGACCATCAATGTCTAATGTGATGATGATGTTAAATGATGAAAAGGACCTTGATGAAAAAGATTTATCTGATccggggttaatttcagagttaaCAAAGTTTAAATCCAATAAAAATAACACATCAGGTACTGCTACATCATCTAGCCACTCGGGAAAACAAGAGGATAAGGATTCCTCATTGTATGGAGACACAACATCATCGTACGCTACTATGAATTTTACCACAATTATTGGTCGATGA
- the LOC111913690 gene encoding probable beta-1,3-galactosyltransferase 14 — MPMPSSRKFFHARHPSNIGRRSVVLTLCSLIGLLFIGIVVLRQDITGVYKCKHSKPISVSVVWDRSGGSSDLVSEGDQNRHKVMGFVGIQTGFASAGRRRSLRKTWMPSDHQGLQRLEEATGLAFRFIIGKTKDSSKMAELRREVEEYDDFLLLDIEEEYSKLPYKTLAFFKAAYALYDSDFYVKADDDIYLRPDRLSLLLAKERHHTQTYLGCMKKGPVFTDPKLKWHEPLGYMLGKEYFLHAYGPIYALSADVVASLVALRNNSFRLFSNEDVTIGAWMLAMNVNHENNRQLCQPECTTTSIAVWDIPKCSGLCNPEKKMLELHQMSMCSNTPTLVSNE, encoded by the exons ATGCCGATGCCATCATCCAGGAAGTTCTTCCATGCTCGTCATCCATCTAACATAGGTCGTAGATCAGTCGTGCTAACTCTCTGTTCCTTGATTGGATTGTTATTCATCGGCATTGTCGTTCTGAGACAAGATATCACTGGAGTATATAAATGTAAACATAGTAAACCTATTTCGGTGTCTGTGGTTTGGGATAGAAGTGGTGGTTCTAGCGATTTGGTTTCTGAAGGAGATCAGAATAGGCATAAGGTGATGGGTTTTGTTGGAATTCAAACAGGTTTTGCATCGGCTGGTAGACGGCGATCATTACGGAAGACTTGGATGCCTTCCGATCATCAAGGCCTTCAACG CTTGGAAGAAGCAACTGGCCTGGCCTTCAGGTTCATCATTGGTAAAACTAAGGATTCATCAAAAATGGCAGAGCTGAGGAGAGAGGTGGAGGAATACGACGACTTCTTGCTTTTAGACATTGAAGAGGAGTACAGTAAGCTCCCATACAAAAC CTTAGCTTTCTTCAAAGCTGCATATGCACTTTATGATTCTGATTTTTATGTTAAAGCTGATGATGACATATACCTACGACCAG ATCGCCTCTCACTGCTTCTGGCTAAAGAACGCCATCACACACAGACGTATCTTGGATGCATGAAGAAAGGTCCTGTGTTCACTGACCCAAAGCTCAAATG GCATGAGCCACTAGGGTATATGCTTGGGAAAGAATACTTTCTCCATGCTTATGGTCCAATATATGCTCTTTCTGCAGACGTTGTTGCAAGCTTGGTTGCTTTAAGAAATAACAG tttTCGGTTGTTTAGCAATGAGGATGTTACAATTGGTGCATGGATGCTTGCAATGAATGTGAATCATGAGAATAATCGTCAACTTTGTCAACCAGAATGCACCACTACATCTATTGCTGTTTGGGATATTCCCAAGTGTTCAG GACTGTGTAACCCTGAAAAGAAGATGTTGGAACTT
- the LOC111913648 gene encoding cold-responsive protein kinase 1 isoform X1, whose product MTKFSCCFGKVASPTNGVLVHRELLDVENMRLYTYKDLQIATGDFKPENKIGQGGFGSVYKGLLKDGKIVAIKVLSAESRQGLREFLTEITIISDIQHENLVKLHGYCVEKDHRILVYGYLKNSSLDQTLLGGNHCSIKFTWEIRRKICIGVAKGLTYLHEEVQPHVIHRDIKASNILLDEDFTPKISDFGLAKLFPSHLTHISTRIAGTLGYLAPEYAIRGQLTRKADIYSFGVLLLEIVSGKSNQNKQLPVEEQYLLERVWELYREGELKRLVDTLMGDNDDDFDKDEACRYLKIGLLCTQRLQKNRPSMSNVMMMLNDEKDLDEKDLSDPGLISELTKFKSNKNNTSGTATSSSHSGKQEDKDSSLYGDTTSSYATMNFTTIIGR is encoded by the exons ATGACTAAATTCAGTTGTTGTTTTGGGAAGGTAGCTTCCCCAACAAACGGTGTTCTTGTTCATAGAG AACTTTTGGATGTTGAGAATATGAGATTGTATACATACAAAGATTTGCAAATCGCTACAGGAGATTTTAAACCCGAAAATAAGATAGGGCAAGGGGGTTTTGGTTCTGTTTACAag GGATTACTAAAAGATGGAAAAATAGTTGCTATAAAGGTTCTTTCTGCTGAATCAAGACAGGGTTTGCGAGAATTCTTGACTGAAATAACTATTATTTCAGATATACAACATGAAAATTTGGTAAAGTTACATGGTTATTGTGTGGAGAAAGATCATAGAATCTTGGTTTATGGGTATCTCAAAAACAGTAGTCTAGATCAAACCCTACTTG GGGGGAATCATTGTAGCATTAAATTCACATGGGAAATTCGAAGGAAGATTTGTATAGGTGTTGCAAAAGGGCTTACTTATCTTCATGAAGAAGTGCAACCTCATGTTATTCATAGAGACATTAAAGCAAGCAATATTTTACTCGATGAAGATTTTACACCAAAGATTTCGGATTTTGGTCTTGCAAAGCTTTTTCCATCTCATTTAACTCATATTAGCACACGTATTGCTGGAACTCT AGGCTATTTGGCTCCTGAATATGCAATAAGAGGCCAATTGACAAGGAAAGCAGATATTTACAGTTTTGGTGTTTTGCTTTTGGAAATTGTTAGTGGAAAATCCAATCAAAACAAACAGTTACCAGTTGAAGAACAATATCTTCTTGAAAGG gTATGGGAACTATATAGGGAAGGGGAGCTAAAAAGGTTGGTTGACACTTTAATGGGAGACAATGatgatgattttgataaagatgaAGCTTGTAGGTACTTAAAAATCGGCTTACTTTGCACCCAAAGACTTCAAAAAAACAGACCATCAATGTCTAATGTGATGATGATGTTAAATGATGAAAAGGACCTTGATGAAAAAGATTTATCTGATccggggttaatttcagagttaaCAAAGTTTAAATCCAATAAAAATAACACATCAGGTACTGCTACATCATCTAGCCACTCGGGAAAACAAGAGGATAAGGATTCCTCATTGTATGGAGACACAACATCATCGTACGCTACTATGAATTTTACCACAATTATTGGTCGATGA
- the LOC111913664 gene encoding increased DNA methylation 1 — MKGHCIRSLKMLLSCNIESLHDDCFEGSTDENYIFRDVFFGHGDGRGTKSCLVTGAITFENDERSPKNISFRSDSDNSVMTSQLDSIQCSTSEEFASLTRNGPDIEVKRRKVSSEGHSVTKPVKPSKPRWKDSSFIELDKDELLFVTPKDSTMDPKPLLRYYTYSLLKSAGWLIGRRNRITHCKGRGEYVFKSPEGRPIREFYRAWNMCGHELVQDSKYDCVRDDIKWTNFPQFQSDLSNALTKVKELINSKTVTDLAHCWYLLDPFAKMVFIDKSLTCLKEGKEVKGKRSLVNVSYLKKQKAKMKKKGNCHIKDDDLLLSAIFSNRSTPTKKNSRVPKVVRKYNTTLGVRTVLSWLINLGVIHINEVIQYRNPQDDTVMKHGLVTQNGILCRCCKKVFCVSEFKNHVGFSMDNNTTCLNLFMESGKSFTLCQLEAWSTEYKLRKNATRDVQVAVDQSDDTCGLCGDGGELICCDNCPSTFHQTCLSTQELPEGNWYCSTCCCWSCGNVINHIESSVFKALKCLQCERKYHWECVQGNEIEGDLVGPTWFCGETCKMIHSSLHSLIGCRNPISDGFSWTLLRCIHGDQKVHSTPTFVALKAECNLKLAVALTIMEECFLPMVDTRTGIYMIPHVLYNWGSEFVRLNYEGFYTVVLEKDDVLLCVASIRIHGTTVAELPLIATCNKYRRQGMCRRLMNAIEEMLKWFKVEKLVVSAIPSLVDTWTKGFGFLGLEGDEKKRLEKSNLMVFPGTVWLEKPMYQKPEGINFH, encoded by the exons ATGAAGGGGCACTGCATCAGGTCCTTGAAGATGTTGTTAAGCTGTAACATCGAGAGCTTACATGATGATTGTTTCGAGGGTTCAACGGATGAAAACTACATTTTTAGAGATGTGTTCTTTGGTCATGGAGATGGTAGAGGAACTAAAAGCTGTCTTGTAACTGGAGCAATCACTTTTGAAAATGACGAAAGGAGCCCTAAAAACATCTCATTTCGTTCAGACAGTGACAATTCAGTCATGACAAGTCAGCTGGATTCTATACAGTGTAGCACCTCTGAAGAGTTTGCTTCATTAACAAGAAATGGCCCTGATATTGAAGTTAAAAGAAGAAAAGTGTCATCTGAAGGACATTCTGTTACTAAACCTGTTAAACCTTCTAAGCCAAGATGGAAAGATTCTTCATTTATTGAACTTGATAAAGATGAACTACTATTTGTCACCCCTAAAGATTCCACCATGGATCCTAAACCTCTTTTGCGCTATTACACCTATTCCTTACTTAAATCAGCAGGTTGGTTAATTGGGAGGAGAAACAGAATCACACACTGTAAAGGGCGTGGAGAATACGTCTTCAAATCTCCAGAAGGAAGGCCAATTCGGGAATTTTACAGAGCTTGGAACATGTGTGGACACGAGTTAGTTCAAGATTCAAAATATGATTGTGTACGTGATGACATAAAGTGGACAAATTTCCCTCAATTTCAATCTGATCTTTCCAATGCATTGACCAAAGTCAAAGAGTTGATAAATTCAAAAACAGTGACTGATTTAGCTCATTGTTGGTACTTACTTGATCCCTTTGCAAAAATGGTGTTTATTGACAAGAGTTTGACTTGTCTAAAAGAAGGGAAAGAAGTCAAAGGAAAGAGAAGTTTGGTCAATGTTTCGTATTTGAAAAAACAGAAagcaaaaatgaagaaaaaagggAATTGTCATATAAAGGATGACGACCTTTTACTCTCGGCTATATTCAGTAATCGTTCCACTCCTACAAAAAAGAACTCCCGTGTTCCAAAAGTTGTGAGAAAGTACAATACTACCCTTGGTGTAAGAACAGTATTGTCTTGGTTGATAAATCTTGGAGTTATTCATATCAATGAAGTGATCCAGTACAGGAACCCACAGGATGATACAGTGATGAAGCATGGTTTAGTAACACAAAATGGTATTTTGTGTAGGTGCTGTAAAAAAGTATTTTGTGTTTCTGAATTCAAGAATCATGTTGGTTTTAGCATGGATAACAACACCACATGTTTGAATCTTTTTATGGAATCTGGAAAGTCTTTCACTTTATGCCAGCTGGAAGCTTGGTCAACCGAATACAAACTTAGGAAAAACGCCACACGGGATGTACAGGTGGCGGTTGACCAAAGTGATGATACTTGTGGACTTTGTGGTGATGGAGGTGAGTTGATATGTTGTGATAACTGCCCTTCAACTTTTCATCAAACGTGCTTGTCTACACAG GAGCTACCTGAAGGCAATTGGTATTGTTCAACTTGCTGTTGTTGGAGTTGTGGGAATGTAATCAATCATATTGAGTCTTCAGTCTTTAAAGCTCTGAAATGTTTGCAGTGTGAACGTAAAT ATCATTGGGAATGCGTCCAAGGGAATGAAATCGAGGGAGATTTGGTGGGTCCCACCTGGTTCTGTGGAGAAACCTGTAAAATG ATACACTCAAGTCTTCATTCCCTGATTGGATGTCGGAATCCAATTTCCGATGGTTTCTCATGGACCCTTTTAAGGTGCATTCATGGCGACCAAAAGGTTCATTCCACTCCGACTTTTGTTGCTTTGAAAGCGGAATGCAATCTAAAACTAGCAGTTGCTCTTACAATCATGGAGGAATGCTTTCTTCCTATGGTGGACACAAGAACCGGAATCTACATGATTCCCCATGTATTATACAACTGGGG ATCGGAATTTGTTCGTCTCAACTATGAGGGATTTTATACAGTGGTCCTTGAGAAAGATGACGTTTTACTCTGTGTCGCATCCATAAG GATCCATGGGACAACGGTTGCAGAGCTGCCCCTGATTGCAACATGCAATAAATATAGGCGGCAAGGAATGTGCAGGCGCCTCATGAATGCTATTGAAGAG ATGCTGAAGTGGTTTAAAGTTGAGAAGCTAGTGGTGTCTGCAATCCCTAGTTTAGTTGACACGTGGACAAAGGGATTTGGTTTTTTAGGTTTGGAAGGTGATGAGAAAAAAAGGCTGGAAAAAAGTAATCTCATGGTGTTCCCGGGAACTGTATGGCTGGAGAAGCCCATGTACCAGAAACCAGAAGGAATTAATTTCCATTAG
- the LOC111913613 gene encoding multiple organellar RNA editing factor 8, chloroplastic/mitochondrial, translating to MATRVLLRTLLSSVNQTLIPRSFTTSAYLQRLRPIVTIAAANIRHSSLAATNTRAFSTRLTTSSLNDSNPNWSNRPPKETILLDGCDFEHWLVVVEKPEGEPTRDEIIDSYINTLAKVVGSYDEARMKIYSVSTRCYYAFGALVSEEVSYKIKELPGVRWVLPDSYLDVKNKDYGGEPFIDGKAVPYDPKYHEEWIRNNARANERNRRNDRPRNFDRSRNFERRRENMQSNRGPPVMGGPPPPMGGPPPPPNYLGGPPPNNMGGPPPNMGGGPPPNNMGGGPPPSNMGYGGPQSNNWNGPPPPYNGGPPNMGGGMRPPPPNYQQQGGWNAQNNGGPGYQGQNSNYPPPPPPPQNVGGGNPYQNQDVPGRDMPMPPAANY from the exons ATGGCGACTCGCGTTCTCCTTCGCACCCTTCTCTCCTCCGTCAATCAAACCCTAATCCCTCGTTCATTCACAACATCTGCTTATCTTCAACGTTTACGCCCTATTGTCACTATCGCCGCCGCTAATATCCGTCACTCCTCACTTGCGGCTACCAATACCCGTGCTTTCTCTACCCGACTCACCACATCTTCTCTGAATGATTCGAACCCTAATTGGTCAAATCGTCCCCCAAAGGAGACAATTCTTCTCGATGGCTGCGATTTTGAGCACTGGCTTGTCGTGGTGGAGAAACCCGAAGGCGAACCGACTAGAGATGAGATAATTGATTCGTATATCAATACCCTAGCCAAGGTTGTTGGCAG ttaCGATGAAGCAAGAATGAAGATCTACTCAGTTTCAACAAGATGCTACTATGCTTTTGGAGCCCTTGTGTCGGAAGAAGTTTCTTACAAGATTAAAG AGTTACCTGGAGTTCGTTGGGTTCTTCCTGATTCTTACTTGGATGTTAAGAACAAAGATTATGGAG GTGAACCATTTATTGATGGAAAGGCTGTTCCCTATGATCCAAAGTACCATGAGGAGTGGATTAGAAACAATGCTCGTGCCAATGAGAGGAACAGGAGGAATGACAGGCCTCGCAACTTTGACCGGTCAAGAAATTTCGAAAGAAGAAGAGAGAACATGCAGAGCAACCGTGGACCACCAGTTATGGGCGGTCCACCACCACCCATGGGcggcccaccaccaccacctaacTACTTGGGTGGTCCACCACCCAACAACATGGGCGGACCACCACCCAATATGGGAGGTGGCCCACCACCCAATAACATGGGAGGAGGTCCACCACCCAGTAACATGGGGTATGGAGGTCCTCAGTCCAACAACTGGAATGGACCACCACCACCTTACAATGGAGGGCCGCCAAACATGGGAGGAGGAATGAGGCCCCCGCCTCCTAATTACCAGCAGCAGGGAGGATGGAATGCACAGAACAATGGAGGACCAGGgtatcaagggcaaaatagtaattatcctcctcctcctcctcctccacagAATGTAGGTGGTGGGAATCCATACCAGAATCAGGATGTACCTGGGAGAGACATGCCTATGCCCCCTGCAGCCAACTATTAA